A window of Diospyros lotus cultivar Yz01 chromosome 14, ASM1463336v1, whole genome shotgun sequence contains these coding sequences:
- the LOC127791012 gene encoding uncharacterized mitochondrial protein AtMg00860-like has product MPFELTNAPAAFMDTMNRVFRPFLDKFMIVFIDDILIYSPSEEEHESHLRIILQTLQEHKLYAKFSKCEFWLYQVAFLGHVVSAEGISVDPVKIAAMTNWKQPQSVTEVKSFLGLAGYYRKFVEGFSKIASPLTKLTQKGVKFDWNKRCEESFQKLKTKLTTAPVLAMPNGA; this is encoded by the coding sequence ATGCCGTTCGAACTAACCAATGCCCCAGCAGCTTTTATGGACACTATGAATCGGGTTTTCAGGCCATTCTTGGACAAGTTCATGATCGTGTTTATAGATGACATACTGATATATTCTCCCTCAGAAGAAGAGCACGAATCACATTTAAGGATAATATTGCAAACATTGCAAGAACACAAGTTGTATGCCAAATtctcaaaatgtgaattttggttataCCAGGTGGCATTTTTAGGGCATGTTGTATCGGCCGAAGGAATATCGGTCGACCCAGTCAAGATAGCGGCTATGACAAATTGGAAGCAACCCCAGTCAGTTACTGAGGTTAAAAGTTTTCTAGGACTGGCAGGGTACTATAGAAAGTTTGTGGaagggttttcaaaaattgcgtcacccctcaccaagttaactcagaagGGGGTAAAGTTTGACTGGAATAAACGGTGCGAAgaaagttttcaaaaacttaAGACTAAGCTGACAACCGCTCCAGTACTAGCTATGCCAAATGGAGCATGA
- the LOC127790657 gene encoding acetolactate synthase 1, chloroplastic: protein MAAVAPTTTIFKPPSKSHKLLSRFALPIVSNPQAAARRRSLRICNVISDNKSPAASAPAPTAPAPTAAETPKSVVPRFEADEPRKGSDVLVEALEREGVTHVFAYPGGASMEIHQALTRSTIIRNVLPRHEQGGVFAAEGYARASGLPGVCIATSGPGATNLVSGLADAMLDSIPIVAITGQVPRRMIGTDAFQETPIVEVTRSITKHNYLVLNVEDIPRIVREAFFLASSGRPGPVLIDIPKDIQQQLVVPRWDQPMSLPGYSSRLPKPPSDVQLEQMVRFISESKRPVLYVGGGCLNSAEELRRFVELTGIPVASTLMGLGAYPCSDEMSLQMLGMHGTVYANYAVDKSDLLLAFGVRFDDRVTGKVEAFASRAKIVHIDIDSAEIGKNKQPHLSVCADVKVALRGLNEILEGKMLDFSAWRKELNAQKVQHPLSYKTFGDAIPPQYAIQVLDELTSGNAIISTGVGQHQMWAAQYYKYNRPRQWLTSGGLGAMGFGLPAAIGAAVARPDAIVVDIDGDGSFIMNIQELATIRVENLPVKIMVLNNQHLGMVVQWEDRFYKANRAHTYLGNPSKESEIFPNLLKFAEACDIPAVRVTKVGELRVAIQKMLDTPGPYLLDVIVPHQEHVLPMIPSGGAFKDIIITGDGRTEY from the coding sequence ATGGCGGCCGTCGCTCCCACCACCACTATTTTCAAGCCTCCCTCCAAATCCCACAAACTCCTTTCCCGATTTGCCCTTCCCATCGTTTCCAATCCCCAAGCAGCCGCCCGCCGCCGTTCTCTTCGCATCTGTAATGTCATCTCCGACAACAAATCTCCCGCGGCCTCGGCCCCCGCCCCCACGGCCCCCGCCCCCACCGCCGCCGAAACCCCCAAATCCGTCGTCCCTCGATTCGAGGCCGACGAGCCCCGGAAGGGCTCCGATGTCCTGGTCGAGGCCCTCGAACGCGAGGGCGTGACCCACGTCTTCGCCTATCCTGGCGGCGCGTCCATGGAGATCCACCAGGCCCTGACCCGCTCCACTATCATCCGCAACGTCCTGCCGCGCCACGAGCAGGGCGGCGTCTTCGCCGCCGAGGGCTATGCGCGTGCCTCCGGCCTCCCCGGCGTCTGCATCGCCACCTCCGGCCCGGGCGCTACCAACCTGGTCAGCGGCCTCGCCGATGCCATGCTCGACAGCATCCCCATTGTCGCCATTACCGGCCAAGTCCCTCGCCGAATGATCGGCACCGACGCTTTCCAGGAAACCCCCATTGTGGAGGTAACCAGATCTATAACCAAGCACAATTACCTTGTTCTAAATGTAGAAGACATTCCTAGAATTGTGCGTGAGGCTTTCTTTCTTGCATCTTCGGGCCGCCCCGGCCCGGTTTTGATTGATATTCCGAAGGATATACAGCAGCAATTGGTGGTTCCTAGGTGGGATCAACCCATGTCATTGCCTGGTTACTCGTCTAGATTGCCTAAGCCGCCATCAGATGTTCAGTTGGAACAGATGGTTAGGTTTATATCAGAGTCTAAAAGGCCAGTTCTGTATGTGGGGGGTGGATGTTTGAATTCAGCGGAGGAGTTGAGGAGGTTTGTGGAGCTTACCGGCATTCCGGTGGCAAGTACTTTGATGGGTCTCGGGGCATACCCGTGTTCTGATGAGATGTCGCTTCAAATGCTTGGAATGCATGGCACTGTTTATGCTAATTATGCGGTGGATAAGAGTGATTTGTTGCTCGCGTTTGGGGTTAGGTTTGATGATCGGGTTACTGGAAAGGTAGAGGCTTTTGCCAGCCGGGCTAAGATTGTCCACATCGACATTGATTCTGCTGAGATAGGGAAGAACAAGCAACCCCATTTGTCGGTATGTGCGGACGTGAAGGTGGCTTTGAGGGGTTTGAATGAGATACTGGAAGGGAAAATGCTTGACTTCTCGGCTTGGAGGAAGGAGCTGAACGCACAGAAGGTGCAGCATCCGTTGAGTTATAAGACATTCGGAGATGCTATTCCCCCACAGTATGCCATCCAGGTTCTTGACGAGTTAACCAGTGGGAATGCTATTATAAGTACAGGTGTTGGGCAGCATCAGATGTGGGCTGCTCAGTACTATAAGTACAATAGGCCTAGGCAGTGGCTGACATCTGGTGGATTGGGGGCTATGGGTTTCGGATTACCTGCTGCAATTGGAGCTGCTGTTGCCAGACCTGATGCCATTGTTGTGGACATCGATGGTGATGGAAGTTTTATCATGAATATCCAAGAGTTGGCTACAATCCGGGTGGAGAATCTTCCCGTTAAGATAATGGTACTGAATAATCAGCATCTGGGTATGGTTGTTCAGTGGGAGGATCGGTTTTATAAGGCAAATAGGGCTCACACATATTTGGGTAACCCATCAAAAGAGAGTGAGATTTTCCCGAATCTGTTGAAGTTTGCAGAAGCTTGTGACATACCTGCAGTTCGTGTGACAAAAGTGGGAGAGCTTAGAGTTGCTATTCAGAAAATGTTGGATACCCCCGGGCCATATTTATTGGATGTCATTGTACCACATCAAGAGCATGTTTTGCCTATGATTCCCAGTGGTGGAGCTTTCAAAGATATAATTATTACGGGTGACGGCAGAACAGAATATTGA